The genomic DNA AGGTCGCGCGGCTCGTACGTCACCAGGGCCTGCCAGTCCCCGGCGTGCCGGGCGAGGTGGTCGGCGAGCGCCTCGGAGGCGCCGAGCACACCGAGGAGACGGTCGCGCAGCGGCTTGGCCGCTATCAGGGTGTCCAGCAGCTCCTGACGGGCGGTGGGGTCGGGCTGCGCCTCCAGGAGCCGTACCAGTCCGTGCAGGGCGAGGTCCGGGTCGGCGGTGGCGCCCAGCGCCTCCAGCAGGACGGGATCGGCGCGCAGCTCGGCCAGCTCGGCCCCGTCCAGCAGCCGTTCGGCGGCCGAGGGATCGGTGAAACCGTGCCGCAGCAGCCGCGTGAAGGTACTGCTCCTGCGCCCCGGCGCCGTCATCTCGGCCTCCTGTCGGACAGTGGGGCACATGGGCCCGGGTGGGATCAAGGTCGTACGGGCTGAGCGTAGCCGGGGAACGGCGTGCGGGCGCCGGGACGTACCGCTCCCGCTCTCCGGTGGACCGCCCCGGACTCGTACGATATCTTGTACAAGCCGAGGAAGGGAGGCACTGGTATGTCCATCACCGCCAGCGAAGCCCGTCAGAATCTGTTCCCGCTGATAGAGCAGGTCAACGAGGACCATGCCCCGGTGCACATCACCTCCCGCAAGGGGAACGCCGTGCTCATGTCCGAGGAGGACTTCACGGCGTGGACGGAGACGGTGCATCTCCTGCGCTCGCCGCGGAACGCCCGCCGGCTGCTCGACTCCATCGCGGAGGCCGAGTCGGGCGACGCACGCCGGCGTGAGCTGATCGACCCGGACGCGGAGCGGGCGTGAGGATCACTTTCACGTCCCACGGCTGGGAGGACTACGTCCACTGGGCCGAGAGCGACCGGAAGGTGACCAAGCGGATCAACAGACTGATCGCCGACATCGCCCGTGACCCGTTCAAGGGCGTCGGCAAGCCGGAGCCGCTCAAGGGCGACCTGTCCGGCTACTGGTCACGGCGCATCGACGACACGCACCGTCTTGTGTACAAGCCCACCGATGACCTGCTGGTCATCGTCCAGGCGCGCTACCACTACTGACACCCGCCCAGTACTGGCGCCCGCCAGTACTGGCGCCCGCCGGTACCGACACCCGCGACCGACGAAAGCCGAAGGAGTCACGCCATGGACTTCACGCTCGAAGTCATCCCGCTCCCCGTCACCGACATCGACCGCGCCCGGGACTTCTACCGCGACAAGGTCGGCTTCCACGTCGACATCGACCAGGAGGTCATGCCGGGCATGCGGATCGTCCAGCTGACGCCCCCGGGCTCCGGCTGTTCGGTCGCCCTCGGCGACGCCATCTGGGACATGGCCCAGGGGCAGACCCGGCCCGAACCGGGCTCGTACCAGGGCCTCCAGCTCTGCGTCGCCGACATCAAGGCGGCGCACGCGGAGCTGACCGCCCGTGGTCTGGAGGTCTCGGAGCCGGTGCAGTACGCCCCGGACGACGGTGCCACCTTCATGTACTTCAAGGACCCGGACGGCAACGGCTGGGCGGTCCAGGAGTACCGGCGCCGGGTGGCGGAGCCGCTGCACAAGGCGCTGGCCGACCTCAAGCGCGAGGGCTGACCGGCCCCGCCGCCCCGAGCCGGCCGCCTCAGCCGCTCTCCCGCCAGCGGTTGGTGACCGGCAGGCGGCGGTCCTTGCCGAAGCCCTTGGCCGAGATCTTGGTGCCCGGCGGGTACTGCCGTCGCTTGTACTCCGCGGCGTCCACCATGCGCAGCGTCCGCGTCACCAGCTCCCGGTCGTACCCGGCGGCGACGATCTCGTCCGCGCCCCGGTCCTCGTCGACGTACCGGGCGAGGATGGCGTCCAGCACCGGGTAGTCCGGCAGCGAGTCCGTGTCGACCTGGCCCGGGCGCAGCTCCGCGCTCGGCGGCTTGGTGATCGAGTTCTCCGGGATCGGCGGGGTCCGGCCGCGGTCCCGGGCCGCGCGGTTGCGCCACTCGGCGAGACGGAAGACCGAGGTCTTGTACACGTCCTTGACGGGTCCGTACGCGCCCACCGAGTCGCCGTACAGCGTCGAGTAGCCGACCGCCAGCTCCGACTTGTTGCCGGGGGCCAGCACGAGGTGGCCCTCCTGGTTGGAGAGCGCCATCAGCAGCGTGCCGCGCAGCCGGGACTGGAGGTTCTCCTCCGCCAGGCCGGTGAGCTCCAGCGCGCCCGTGTACGCGTCGAACATCGGCTCGATGGGCATGGTGCGGTAGTTGAGGCCGGTGCGCCGGGCCAGCTCGGCCGCGTCGTCCCTGGAGTGCCCGGAGGAGTACCTGGACGGCATCGAGACGCCGTACACGTGCTCGGCGCCGAGCGCGTCGCAGGCGATCGACGCGACCAGCGCGGAGTCGATGCCGCCGGACAGCCCGATCAGCACCGAGCGGAAGCCGTTCTTCGCGACGTACGCGCGCAGGCCGGTGACGAGCGCCGAGTAGACCTCCTCGTCGTCGTCCAGCGGCTCGGCGTGCCCGCCGGACCGCCACGGCTCCCCGGCGGGCAGCGGCTGCTCCCGCCCGGCCTCCCCGGAGAGCACCACCCGGTCGATGCGCAGTCCGTCGTCCACGACGCCCGTGGGCGCCTCGGCCTCCGTCCCGGCGGCGGGCAGGTCGAGGTCCAGCACCACGCAGCCCTCGGTGAACTGCGGCGCCCGGGCCAGCACCGTCCCGTCCCGGTCGACGACGATCGAGTCGCCGTCGAAGACCAGCTCGTCCTGCCCGCCGGTCATGGCGAGGTAGGCGGTGGTGCACCCGGCCTCCTGCGCGCGCTTGCGCACCAGCTCCAGGCGGGTGTCGTCCTTGTCCCGCTCGTAGGGGGAGGCGTTGACGGAGAGCAGCAGGCCGGCCCGCGCCGAGCGGGCGGCCGGCACCCGGCCGCCGTCCTGCCACAGGTCCTCGCAGACGGCCAGCGCCACGTCCACGCCGCGTACCCGCACCACGGGCAGGGTGTCGCCGGGCACGAAGTAGCGGAACTCGTCGAAGACGCCGTAGTTCGGCAGGTGGTGCTTGGCGAAGCTCAGCGCCACCTCGCCGCCGTACAGCACGGCCGCCGCGTTCTGCGGGGCACCGGCTGGCTGGCCGTACCTCGGCCGGGCCGTCGCCGAACGGTCGAGGTAACCGACCACCACGGGGACTCCGCCGAGGCCCTCGTCCGCCAGCCGCGCCGCCAGGGAGCGCAGGGCGGTGCGGGAGGCCTCGACGAAGGACGGCCTGAGGGCCAGGTCCTCCACCGGGTAACCGGTCAGCATCATCTCCGGGAACGCCACCAGGTGCGCTCCCTGCCCGGCCGAGTGCCGGGTCCAGCGCAGGACCGACTCGGCGTTGCCGTCGATGTCGCCGACGGTGGAGTCGATCTGGTTGAGGGCGAGTCGTAGTCGAGGCACGCGTCCACTGTAATCGTCAGAACGACACTATGGGGCGGCGGACGTGTTACCGGATCATGTCCAAAACCTCACGCCCGGCGCCTCACGCCCGTCGCCCTGCGCCCTACGCCCGCCGCTTCACGCCCGCGGCTTCGCGCCCCGCTCGGCGAGCAGGTCGGCCATCAGCCGGATCTCCGACTCCTGGGACTCCACCATCCCGCGGGCCAGCCGCTTCTCCACGCCGACGGTGCACCTTTCGACGCACCCCTTCGCCATGTGGACGCCGCCCTTGTGGTGCTCGGTCATCAGCTGGAGGTAGTAGACCTCGGCCTGCT from Streptomyces sp. CB09001 includes the following:
- a CDS encoding Txe/YoeB family addiction module toxin; protein product: MRITFTSHGWEDYVHWAESDRKVTKRINRLIADIARDPFKGVGKPEPLKGDLSGYWSRRIDDTHRLVYKPTDDLLVIVQARYHY
- a CDS encoding NAD+ synthase encodes the protein MPRLRLALNQIDSTVGDIDGNAESVLRWTRHSAGQGAHLVAFPEMMLTGYPVEDLALRPSFVEASRTALRSLAARLADEGLGGVPVVVGYLDRSATARPRYGQPAGAPQNAAAVLYGGEVALSFAKHHLPNYGVFDEFRYFVPGDTLPVVRVRGVDVALAVCEDLWQDGGRVPAARSARAGLLLSVNASPYERDKDDTRLELVRKRAQEAGCTTAYLAMTGGQDELVFDGDSIVVDRDGTVLARAPQFTEGCVVLDLDLPAAGTEAEAPTGVVDDGLRIDRVVLSGEAGREQPLPAGEPWRSGGHAEPLDDDEEVYSALVTGLRAYVAKNGFRSVLIGLSGGIDSALVASIACDALGAEHVYGVSMPSRYSSGHSRDDAAELARRTGLNYRTMPIEPMFDAYTGALELTGLAEENLQSRLRGTLLMALSNQEGHLVLAPGNKSELAVGYSTLYGDSVGAYGPVKDVYKTSVFRLAEWRNRAARDRGRTPPIPENSITKPPSAELRPGQVDTDSLPDYPVLDAILARYVDEDRGADEIVAAGYDRELVTRTLRMVDAAEYKRRQYPPGTKISAKGFGKDRRLPVTNRWRESG
- a CDS encoding VOC family protein; this translates as MDFTLEVIPLPVTDIDRARDFYRDKVGFHVDIDQEVMPGMRIVQLTPPGSGCSVALGDAIWDMAQGQTRPEPGSYQGLQLCVADIKAAHAELTARGLEVSEPVQYAPDDGATFMYFKDPDGNGWAVQEYRRRVAEPLHKALADLKREG
- a CDS encoding type II toxin-antitoxin system prevent-host-death family antitoxin, coding for MSITASEARQNLFPLIEQVNEDHAPVHITSRKGNAVLMSEEDFTAWTETVHLLRSPRNARRLLDSIAEAESGDARRRELIDPDAERA